TGTTTATTTTACGGACGTAAAAGTAGTAAATTATGAACAAGCAGAAGCTACAGACGGAGAGATGTTCGGTAAGTTCTTTAAGCTAATGCTTGAACAAGGAATCAACCTTGCACCTTCCAAATACGAAGCATGGTTTATAACAACTGCTCATACAGAAGATGATATAAGAGAAACGATTATTGCCGTGGATCATGCATTCGGTCAGTTGCAACAATTATGAATGAAATGAAAGGTAGGATTAAATGAAATTAGGAGCTCGCGTATTTAAAACTGGAGTAGCGATCGTTTTCTCGTTATTCATTGCGGACTTACTCCAGCTACCTAGTCCTGTCTTTGCAGGAATAGCTGCGATTTTTGCAATTCAGCCTTCTATTTATAGATCCTATTTGACTGTCATTGAGCAAGTACAATCTAATCTAATTGGAGCAGCAATAGCCGTTATTTTCGCTCTAGTTTTTGGGAATCATTTTATAGCGGTAGGATTCGCTGCAATTATTGCAATTATGATTATGCTAAAATTCAAACTTGAAAAAACAATTTCTTTAGCACTTGTAACTGTAATTGCAATAATGGAAGTGCAAAGCGATGCCTTTATTACATTCGCATTAATAAGATTCTCTACCATTCTTGTAGGTGTTATATCCGCATTTATTGTTAATTTAATATTCTTACCTCCCAAGTTTGAAACGAAACTATTCAATGCGATTCACTATACGCAAGATGAAATTATTCGTTGGATTCGAATTGCTGTTAGACAGGCTTCCGATCACAGTTCTACTAAACAGTCAATCAACCACCTAAAAGGTCGTCTTAGTAGAATCGATCAAATTTATTTATTTTTTAAGGAAGAACGCGGTTATACAAAAAATGCCATTCATACAAAAGGTCGAAAGTTAGTTGTTTACCGCGAACTAATCACTACGTCCTACAAAAGTTTGGATGTCTTAAAAAGGTTGCATCTCCATGAAAATGAACTTTTAAGACTTCCAGAGCATTTTCGAATGATGATAAAAGAACGGTTAGATGCTCTTTTGACCTACCATGAACAATTACATTTGAAATTCATCGGGAAGTTAAAACCAGAACATATGGATTGGAATGGGTCTGAAGCATTTATGCAGAGGCAAGAAGTGATGGATATCTTTGTACAACAAATTGCATTGACTCGTATTGAAGAAGAATTTTCAACTTACCATTTACTTCATTTATTATCATCTATTTTAAAATACGAAGAGCAATTAGAACATATCGACACACTAATTACTTCCTATCAAAACTTTCATCACTCGGAGTTAACTGTTCAAATAGAAGAAACTCCTTACTAAGAAAAATGCTAGTGTCCTTTAAGTGCATCTTGTCTTTACTATTTCCTGAGTGCTTTGGACTAAACATTGGCTACACTATTACCTTTAGGGCTATGGATCGTGAAGTGACTACGTCACTTCACGATCCATTTTTTACATTAATCTTATTGCGGGTGTTTGTCCGTTGCCCTCTTGGTGTATCTAAAGACATGATGTATTAGGTTTGGTTAATGATAGATTAGAAACTTTTCAATTCTTTTAAAAGCGGACGAAGATTCAATTTCGTCCGCTCAACGCTTCTTTATTAATAGATGGCTATCTATTTCTTTTTAGTGTCAAGTCTAATGAGAAAAAGCTTTTTAGAATTCAAGAATTGCATAACCAGGTCCATTGTTTAACACTTTATGGCACTTGGAGACCAATTGCACTGGAACCGAGACTAATCCAATTCAAAGATTAGTTCTCTGATACTAATCTTACAAATTCAGCATAACTCGGAAAAGAGTCCGATTCAGGAATTTCATTATATGAATAATTTTTAAAAACTCCTACTATATCTAGTTGACCATCTTCAGGTAATGTATCTAATTTGTCGCCCAATGATTTTCTTAATTCTTCATCATTTTTAATATCAAAGAAGATACTTCCTTTTTCAAATTGCCATAACGTGTGTGGCATGGTCTCTAAATTCTCACTCACTATTAAGGAATATTCAATTCCTCTACGAATAATGGAGCCTTTGACTTCGAATTCACCAGCGAATTTTATAAAATAAGCTGTTGCGTCATTAATTGCTTCCGTTTTTACATCTGAAACAATTAGATCAGCGATTTGGTTATTCATTTTTACTTGATCGGGAGAAAAAATACTTAAAGTACTGGCAATGGTACGATTATTCGAAATAGGAAATTCAAATACCTTCTGATAACGATTAATTATTTCTTTATGACTCTCATTTTCGAATTGTAATGAAGTTACTTTATTAGTAAATTGATCATTTTCCCTAGATGCTTCCAAGTTAGCTATTTTTAAATCTATTTCTAATTCCTCTTTAGCTACTAATAATTTTGCATTTTCTTTCTTTAATTGCTCGTTTTCTTGTTTTAAATCATTCTCAGACCCATCATTAGAACATCCACTCATATTCAATATAGAAAGTATGATAATCACATATAAATATTTCATATACACGCTCCCAGTTTCAGCTAGTCATCGTTTTTCATAATCCATTCGTTGTAAACCTGCAACCCGTTAGTTTAATAAGTTCACAAATCAGCATGATTTCCACTATCGGCGGACGCTTCAATCAATAAAGAATTAAGTATTGTTCTTGTTTTAATAACTAAATGCTATTTATGAAATTAACTTACATTAAAAAATAAATCTTCTAATTTTTCAAGTTCCGTTTCACTTATTTTTGCAGATACGATAGGACCTCTTATTTTAAATATTACGTATAGTTTCTCCGGTTCAAAAACAAGAGTTGTTAGATTTAAAAGAAAAGACTGTAGATAAACTCGATTTTCATCTAGTTTGTCTACAGTCTGAAATGTGTCACTTAGATATCTAGCCGACACATTTTTTAATTTTTCATGCGAGGATCAAGTGCATCACGTAGGCCATCACCCATTAAGTTAAACCCTAAAACAGTTAACATGATTGAAATTCCCGGAAAAAACATTGTCCATGGTGCAGTACGTAAAACGACTCGGGCATCCGCTAACATTTTTCCCCATTCTGGTGCTGGTGCTTGTGCCCCTAATCCAAGAAACCCTAAAGCAGCTGCTTCAATTATAGCCGACGCAATAGCTAGCGTACCTGCCACAATTACAGGAGCCATGGAATTAGGCAAAATATGAGAAAACAAAATACGTATATCTTTCATTCCAATTGCTTTCGCCGATGTTATGTATTCCTCTTCTTTAATACTCAATACTTTTGAACGAATGAGTCGACCAAAGTTAGGAATATTAATGATAGCAATTGCGATTAATGCATTTCGTAAAGATGGACCTAACACAGAAACAACCGCAATAGCCAATAATATACTCGGAAATGCTAGCAGTATATCAAAAGTTCGAGATATAATCATATCTACCCATTTCCCATAGTAACCTGCAATTATACCTAAAATACTACCAACGACAACTGATCCAACTACAGAGAAGAAACCAACTCCAAGTGAAATTCTTGCTCCGTGAATAACACGTGAAAAAATATCACGGCCAAAGTCATCCGTACCAAACCAATACTTACTAGAAGGGGGTAACAGACGATCCTTTAAAAGCTGATCATTTATGCCTTGTGGTGCTAATAAGGGTGCACAAATTGCCAAGAATATGAAAAAAAGAACAATCACTGCTCCAACAAGTGCAACTTTGTTTTTACTAAAGCTCCGCCAAGCATCTAACCAGGGACCGGTCGTTTTCTCTGGAAGCGTGACGGCATTAATAGGCGGATTCGGAACCATTTCAGACATATCTCTTCCTCCTTTTTAGTCGTATTTAATCCTCGGATCGATAAGGCCATATAAAATATCCACGAAAAGATTAATCATGACAAAAATAAACGCTACAATTAATATTCCTGATTGAATGACTGGATAATCTCTGAACTGTATAGCTTCATAAATGTATCTACCTATTCCCGGCCAACTAAATATGGTTTCTGTTAATATCGCTCCTCCAAGTAACAGCCCCATTTGAAGACCTATGACGGTTAATACTGGAATAATCGCATTTTTTAACGCATGTTTATAAACAACCCAAAACATCTTTTGTCCTTTTGCTCGTGCAGTTCGAACGTAATCCGTTCGCATTACCTCAAGCATACTAGATCTTGTCATACGAGCAATAATAGCCATTGGGATAGTGGCAAGTGCAATGCCTGGCAAAACTAAATGCTTCAATACCTGTCCTAACTGATCGAATCGGCCATTTAGAATAGTATCAAGTACATACAAGTTTGTCATAGCGGAGACAGGATTCCTTGCTTCCTCTCTTCCAGATGTAGGAAGCCAATGAAGTTCAATTCCAAAAAGCCATTGCTCCATTAAACCTAGCCAAAAGATAGGCATAGATACGCCAATTAATGCTATTACCATCGCCAAATAATCAAACCAAGAATTTTGGAACCAAGCTGAAATAATCCCTGCATTAACGCCAATAACTACTGCAATAAGTATAGCGAAGAATGCTAATTCAAAAGTAGCTGCTAAATAAGGCCATACTTCCTTCGTAACAGGTTGAACCGTTCGCATCGATTCCCCTAAATCTCCTTTAAAAAGACCAACTAAATAATTGAAATATTGCGTATACCAAGGATTGTTCAAACCAAGCTTTATTTCTAAAGCTTCTATCGCTTCTTTCGATGCTAGCTGCCCTAATATAACTTGAGCTGGGTTTCCGGGTATAGCTCGAATAATCATAAAGACTAGAAAGGTCATACCGAGCAAAACGGGAATTAATTGTAATAGTCTTTTTCCGATATAGTGAAGCATTGTCTTCACCTCTCTCATATAAATAAGAAAAGGGAGAAATCACGAAGACCTCTCCCCTTCAAGCTTATTACTTAAAGTCGACGTAAGTTAACTTATCAGAACCAGTAGGATGTGGTTTGAAGTTTATCAAATCCGCTTTCCCAGCAAGTAATGGAGTTGAATGAGCAAGTGGTACCCAAGGAGCATCTTCAAAAATAATTTCTTGAGCTTGCTTATACAAATCAATACGTTTATTCTCGTCTACTTCTGTTTGAGCTTCTATTAGGAGCTTGTGTAAGTCTTTGTTGTCATAATAAGCGTAGTTATTGCTTCCAATATTGTCACCGTCAAGTAGTACGTAGATGAAGTTATCTGCATCTCCGTTATCACCAGTCCAACCAAGCATGAATGCATCTGCTTCTCCGTTACGAGCTTTTTCTAAATAGGTTGCCCATTCGTACGAAACGATTTTTGCTTTAATGCCAATATCGGCTAAGTTCTTCTGAATAACTTCTGCAACTTTTGCTCCATCTGGCATATATGGTCTTGGAACAGGCATTGCCCATAGTTCCATTTCAAATCCATCAGCAAGTCCTGCTTCTGCTAAAAGTTGTTTTGCTTTTTCTGGATTGTATTCATATCCAGGGATATCATCATTGTATCCACTAATAGATGATGGCATTGGGTTTTTGGCAATTTCTGCACGCCCTTCGAAAAATGCATCAATGATCGATTGTTTGTCAATTGCATAGTTCATTGCTTGTCGTACTTTAACATTGTCAAATGGTGGACGAGTATTTGTTAATCCAAGGTATCCAATATTCATAGATGGTCGTTCGAATAATTGTAAATTAGGATCTCCCTCTACCGTTTTTCCATCTGCTGGGTTTACTCCATCAGCTAAGTCAATAGCCCCAGAAAGTAGATCATTTAAACGAGCTGAGTTATCTGGAATTGCACGGAACACAATTTTGTCTAGCTTTGGATAACCCTTTTCCCAATAACCATCAAATTTTTCAATTGTAACCGAATCATTACGTTTCCATTCAACAAATTTGAATGGACCAGTTCCTACTGGATTGTCACCAAATTTATCTCCATCTTTTTCAAATGCAGTTGGACTTGCAATACCAAATGGACTCATTGCAATATTTTTTAAGAATGGAGCTTGTGCACGTGTAAGTTTAAAAACAACCTTATTGTCGCCATCAGCAGTAACGGAAGCGATTACGTGACCTTCATCCCCTTTAAAGCCACCAAACATAGATCCATAATACGGAAATTTGTCATCTGAACCGTTTGCCCAGCGTTCAAAGTTTTTCACTACAGCATCTGCGTTAAAGTCTGTTCCATCATGGAATTTTACCCCTTCACGCAAAGTAAATGTATAAGTTAGTCCATCATCTGATGGTTCCCATTTTGTTGCTAATCCTTCATGAATCGTTGTATCTTGTTCCCCAAAGTTTAACAGTGTTTCAAAAATGTTTTGAGTAACTTTGAAAGATTCCCCATCTGTTACAGCAATAGGATCTAATGAAACAGAATCCCCACCACGACCAAAGATAAGTACTTTGTTGCCTGTAGATACAGACTCACCCTTAGAAGTTTCTTTATTATCTTTACTCGTGTTCTCTTTGCTATCTGAAGAATCATCAGAAGAACATGCGGCAAGCACTACAGTAACCGCCAACATCATTAATAGCAAAAATGGCCATATTTTCTTTTTTCTCAAATTTACCCCTCCGTAAATTATATTATCAATGTTGCTCTGCCTATTTGTATAAATGGCAGGCAACAAAATGACCTGGCTTCACTTCTTCAAGTTTCGGTACAACGTTTGTACAAACATCCATTTTAAAAGGACATCGTGTATGAAAAGTACAACCTGTTGGTGGGTTAGAAGGGCTTGGAATATCTCCTTCTAATATAATTTGCTCCCTTTTAAACTTTGGGTCGGGAACAGGAACCGCTGAAAGTAATGCTTTTGTATATGGATGTAGAGGCTCTGCATACAATGATTCACTAGTAGCTAGCTCTGCCATTTTACCTAAATACATGACGCCTACACGATCACTTATATGACGCACAACCCCTAGGTCATGCGCGATAAAGATATACGTTAACTTTAGTTCTTTCTGTAAGTCTTGCATTAGATTGAGTACTTGCGCTTGAATAGACACATCAAGTGCTGAAACTGGCTCATCCGCAATGATGAGCTTTGGATTTGTCATCAATGCTCTTGCAATACCTATACGTTGGCGTTGCCCTCCACTAAATTGGTGTGGATATCGTTTCGCATGATAACTGCTAAGCCCTACAATTTCTAAAAAGTCATATACTTTCTTTTTACGACTTTTAGCGTTTCCAATGTTATGAACAATGAGAGGTTCCATTAAAATTTTCTCAACCGTATGTCTCGGATTTAAAGAAGCATATGGATCTTGAAAAACCATTTGGATTTCTCTTCGTGCTTTTCTCATCTCAGAACTAGAAATACTCGTTAGATCTTTTCCATCAAAGGTTACTTTACCTTCTGTCGGCTCTAGTAATCTCATAAGCATGCGCCCGGTAGTAGATTTACCGCAACCGGACTCTCCTACAATTCCTAATGTTTCACCCTCGTTTACATAAAAAGACACATCGTCCACAGCTTTTACAAAACCAGTTTGTTTTCCTAACAATCCCGAATTAGTAGGAAAGTACTTTTTTAACCCTTCAACTTGTAGCAGCGGTTTTGTCATTTACTCCTACCTCCTTCTCATCGAATAAGAAGCATCTCGTTTTATGTCCGGTAGATGTTTCGTATAAAGAAGGACTTTCTTCCGTACAACGCCCAAACACAGAATCACAACGTGCTGCAAATCGACAGCCATTCTTTATCGTACCTGGCTTTGGAACATTTCCTGGAATCGAATACAGTCGCTGCTTTTTATACCGCATATCAGGAACAGAAGCGAGTAACCCCTTTGTATATGGATGTTGAGGATTATTAAATATTGTTTCAACTAATCCTTCTTCTACAACTTTCCCTGCATACATCACAACAACCCGTTGACACGTTTCTGCGACAACTCCTAAGTCATGTGTTATTAATATAATCGCTGTATTTAAGCGTTCATTCAATTCTCTCATTAGCTTTAATATCTGAGCTTGAATCGTTACATCAAGAGCAGTCGTTGGCTCATCCGCAATAAGCACTTTTGGATCGCATACTAATGCCATAGCAATCATTACACGTTGTCTCATACCACCAGAAAGTTGATGTGGATAGTCTCTCATTAGCTCTTCTGCTCTCGGTAATCCTACTAGTTTTAACATTTCTACTGCTCTTGCTTTGGCTTGTTTTTTACTCCATTCCTTTTTATGTAAAGTAATCGCTTCCATTAATTGGTTTCCAATTGTAAATAAAGGATTTAATGATGTCATAGGTTCTTGAAATATCATTGCTACTTCATTCCCACGAATAGTTCGCATTTCTTTTTCAGTAAATTTCGTTAAATCCTTCCCTTTAAATAAAATTTGACCATTCGTAATTTTTCCTGGTGGACTAGGAACTAGCCCCATTATCGAAAGCGATGTAACACTTTTCCCACAACCTGACTCTCCTACAATTCCAAGGACTTCTCCTTCTCTTACATGAAAGTCGATATAATCTACGGATGGAATAACACCATCATCTGTGAAAAAGGAAGTTTGAAGATCTTTCACTTCTAAGATAATTTCACGTTCCTGCATGATGACCCCTCTTTTCGTAACAATCCGAATTTTCTAATTTTTAAAGTGCTATACTAGACATTTTACACACTTTATTGACTTATGCAATACCTTTTTAAAAAGTCATATGCCTTTTTACTTAGACATCATCCAAATATACCTGTATTTTCATACATTTTATTAGTTATCCATCCAATACTTAGTTATACCAAAAAACACCCAATAAGTATGAGTTTACTTATCGAGTGCTTTTTATTTGTTTTACTTATCTAATTGTTGTATTTGAAAGAGGTTATAATATACACTTTTTTGGCTCATTAAAATAGTATGATTCCCATTTTCAACAACTTCTCCATTTTCGATAACAAATATATTATCTGCATGCGTTATAGTCGAAAGTCTGTGAGCTACTATTATTGTTGTTCGATTCTTCGCCAATCGTTCTAACGAATCTTGAATTAATGATTCGCTCTCTAAATCTAATGCGGATGTTGCCTCATCTAGAACCAAAATCGTAGGGTTCTTTAAAAACACTCGTGCAATTGCTACACGTTGCTTTTGTCCACCAGAAAGTTTTACTCCACGTTCTCCCACTTTCGTCTCATAGCCTTCTGGTAACTCCATGATAAAATCATGTGCATTAGCCGCTTTTGCGGCTTCAATTACTTCTTCATCGGAAGCATTTGGATTTCCCATTAATATATTCGTTTTAACTGAATCGCTAAATAAAATATTGTCTTGTAATACGATTCCAATATGTTTTCGTAGTGATTCAATCGTTACGTCACGTATATCTTTTCCATCAATTTGTACACTGCCACTTGTTACGTCGAAAAATCTAGGAATTAGACTAATTATCGTCGATTTCCCTCCACCACTCATCCCAACAAATGCTACTGTTTGTCCGGCATTTACATGGAAATCCACATTATTTAATATCGTATTTCCATCTTTCTCGTATTGGAAAGACACATTCGAGAAAGTGACATCTCCTGTAGAGTCCTCTAAAATAGAAGCGCCTTTTTTATCGACTATATCGTATTCTTCATCCATTAACTCAAATACTCGATCCATCGATGCAAAAGCTTGTGTTAATGTCGTAGATGAATTAACTAAACGTCGCAGTGGACTATATAAACGTTCAATATATGCTACAAAAGCGGCCATCGTCCCGACCGATAGTCCATTATAGATTGCTTCATACCCAGCAAATGCTATCACAAGTAGCGGTGCTATATCTGTTATTGTATTTACAACAGCAAATGCCTTTGCATTCCAAATCGTTTGATCCACCGCTTTGTCTAAAAATTCTCCATTTGCTTTATCAAATAGTTTTTGTTCATGTTTCTCTAGTGTAAATGTTTTGATAATGCTCATACCTTGAACACGTTCATGTAAATAACTTTGTACTCCTGCAAGTGCTTGCGAACGTTTTCTTGTAAGATCACGTAATTTACCAAAAAAGTACTTCACACTAAATGCGTAAAATGGAAATGCTAGCAATGTAACAAGCGTTAACTTCACATTCATAGTTAACATAATTCCAATGGCAATTAAAATGGTTGCTAAATCTAACCAAACGTTCATTAAACCGATCATAACAAAGTTTTTCGTTTGTTCTACGTCATTAATAACCCTTGAAATAACTTCACCTGCACGTGTATTTGAGTAATATTTTAAGCTTAGTTTTTGGAGATGAATATATAACTTTTGACGAATATCATATAGTATTTTGTTACTCACTAATTGTGCCAAATATTGTCGATAATACTCGATTGGTGGACGAACGATTAAAAAGATTAAGGAAGTTCCTCCTAGCCAATAAACTAGTTGATGCATTTTTTCTTCTGATGTTAAGCCCTTTCCTCCAATAATATCGTCAATAACGATTTTTATAAGGAGTGGTATAAATAAAGGAATGGCAAATTTTATAATGCCAATGACGATTGTTATAAATATTTGTACATTATACGGTTTTACAAATTGCATATATCGCTTAATCGAACCCATAACATTACTTCCTTTCCAAATCAGAAAAACCTGTTGTATGTATTCAACAGGTTTTCCGTCTACTCATTTAGCTGTTTATAAAATTGATAACGACTTGTCCATGCCTCGATAAAATCGGGAGCAAAAGGACCTCTTTTTTGCTTTATCCACGAAATAAGTTTTTCAACATTACGATCCAGAATACCATCTATCTCTTTAGGATAATTCATTTCCATCTTATGCTGTTCGTATTCATCTTCATCTAAAATTGTATAGGTCATGTCTGGAAAAACCTTTACATCTAAATCATAATCAATATACTTTAACCGTTGATTATTATAGACAAACGGTGAACTCATATTGATGTAGTAATATACTCCATCTTCTCGGAGCATACAAATAATGTTGAACCAAAGTTCTGCATGAAAG
The nucleotide sequence above comes from Psychrobacillus glaciei. Encoded proteins:
- a CDS encoding FUSC family protein, with protein sequence MKLGARVFKTGVAIVFSLFIADLLQLPSPVFAGIAAIFAIQPSIYRSYLTVIEQVQSNLIGAAIAVIFALVFGNHFIAVGFAAIIAIMIMLKFKLEKTISLALVTVIAIMEVQSDAFITFALIRFSTILVGVISAFIVNLIFLPPKFETKLFNAIHYTQDEIIRWIRIAVRQASDHSSTKQSINHLKGRLSRIDQIYLFFKEERGYTKNAIHTKGRKLVVYRELITTSYKSLDVLKRLHLHENELLRLPEHFRMMIKERLDALLTYHEQLHLKFIGKLKPEHMDWNGSEAFMQRQEVMDIFVQQIALTRIEEEFSTYHLLHLLSSILKYEEQLEHIDTLITSYQNFHHSELTVQIEETPY
- a CDS encoding ABC transporter permease; this encodes MVPNPPINAVTLPEKTTGPWLDAWRSFSKNKVALVGAVIVLFFIFLAICAPLLAPQGINDQLLKDRLLPPSSKYWFGTDDFGRDIFSRVIHGARISLGVGFFSVVGSVVVGSILGIIAGYYGKWVDMIISRTFDILLAFPSILLAIAVVSVLGPSLRNALIAIAIINIPNFGRLIRSKVLSIKEEEYITSAKAIGMKDIRILFSHILPNSMAPVIVAGTLAIASAIIEAAALGFLGLGAQAPAPEWGKMLADARVVLRTAPWTMFFPGISIMLTVLGFNLMGDGLRDALDPRMKN
- a CDS encoding ABC transporter permease, whose protein sequence is MLHYIGKRLLQLIPVLLGMTFLVFMIIRAIPGNPAQVILGQLASKEAIEALEIKLGLNNPWYTQYFNYLVGLFKGDLGESMRTVQPVTKEVWPYLAATFELAFFAILIAVVIGVNAGIISAWFQNSWFDYLAMVIALIGVSMPIFWLGLMEQWLFGIELHWLPTSGREEARNPVSAMTNLYVLDTILNGRFDQLGQVLKHLVLPGIALATIPMAIIARMTRSSMLEVMRTDYVRTARAKGQKMFWVVYKHALKNAIIPVLTVIGLQMGLLLGGAILTETIFSWPGIGRYIYEAIQFRDYPVIQSGILIVAFIFVMINLFVDILYGLIDPRIKYD
- a CDS encoding ABC transporter substrate-binding protein, whose translation is MRKKKIWPFLLLMMLAVTVVLAACSSDDSSDSKENTSKDNKETSKGESVSTGNKVLIFGRGGDSVSLDPIAVTDGESFKVTQNIFETLLNFGEQDTTIHEGLATKWEPSDDGLTYTFTLREGVKFHDGTDFNADAVVKNFERWANGSDDKFPYYGSMFGGFKGDEGHVIASVTADGDNKVVFKLTRAQAPFLKNIAMSPFGIASPTAFEKDGDKFGDNPVGTGPFKFVEWKRNDSVTIEKFDGYWEKGYPKLDKIVFRAIPDNSARLNDLLSGAIDLADGVNPADGKTVEGDPNLQLFERPSMNIGYLGLTNTRPPFDNVKVRQAMNYAIDKQSIIDAFFEGRAEIAKNPMPSSISGYNDDIPGYEYNPEKAKQLLAEAGLADGFEMELWAMPVPRPYMPDGAKVAEVIQKNLADIGIKAKIVSYEWATYLEKARNGEADAFMLGWTGDNGDADNFIYVLLDGDNIGSNNYAYYDNKDLHKLLIEAQTEVDENKRIDLYKQAQEIIFEDAPWVPLAHSTPLLAGKADLINFKPHPTGSDKLTYVDFK
- a CDS encoding ABC transporter ATP-binding protein, which encodes MTKPLLQVEGLKKYFPTNSGLLGKQTGFVKAVDDVSFYVNEGETLGIVGESGCGKSTTGRMLMRLLEPTEGKVTFDGKDLTSISSSEMRKARREIQMVFQDPYASLNPRHTVEKILMEPLIVHNIGNAKSRKKKVYDFLEIVGLSSYHAKRYPHQFSGGQRQRIGIARALMTNPKLIIADEPVSALDVSIQAQVLNLMQDLQKELKLTYIFIAHDLGVVRHISDRVGVMYLGKMAELATSESLYAEPLHPYTKALLSAVPVPDPKFKREQIILEGDIPSPSNPPTGCTFHTRCPFKMDVCTNVVPKLEEVKPGHFVACHLYK
- a CDS encoding ABC transporter ATP-binding protein — its product is MQEREIILEVKDLQTSFFTDDGVIPSVDYIDFHVREGEVLGIVGESGCGKSVTSLSIMGLVPSPPGKITNGQILFKGKDLTKFTEKEMRTIRGNEVAMIFQEPMTSLNPLFTIGNQLMEAITLHKKEWSKKQAKARAVEMLKLVGLPRAEELMRDYPHQLSGGMRQRVMIAMALVCDPKVLIADEPTTALDVTIQAQILKLMRELNERLNTAIILITHDLGVVAETCQRVVVMYAGKVVEEGLVETIFNNPQHPYTKGLLASVPDMRYKKQRLYSIPGNVPKPGTIKNGCRFAARCDSVFGRCTEESPSLYETSTGHKTRCFLFDEKEVGVNDKTAATS
- a CDS encoding ABC transporter ATP-binding protein, with product MGSIKRYMQFVKPYNVQIFITIVIGIIKFAIPLFIPLLIKIVIDDIIGGKGLTSEEKMHQLVYWLGGTSLIFLIVRPPIEYYRQYLAQLVSNKILYDIRQKLYIHLQKLSLKYYSNTRAGEVISRVINDVEQTKNFVMIGLMNVWLDLATILIAIGIMLTMNVKLTLVTLLAFPFYAFSVKYFFGKLRDLTRKRSQALAGVQSYLHERVQGMSIIKTFTLEKHEQKLFDKANGEFLDKAVDQTIWNAKAFAVVNTITDIAPLLVIAFAGYEAIYNGLSVGTMAAFVAYIERLYSPLRRLVNSSTTLTQAFASMDRVFELMDEEYDIVDKKGASILEDSTGDVTFSNVSFQYEKDGNTILNNVDFHVNAGQTVAFVGMSGGGKSTIISLIPRFFDVTSGSVQIDGKDIRDVTIESLRKHIGIVLQDNILFSDSVKTNILMGNPNASDEEVIEAAKAANAHDFIMELPEGYETKVGERGVKLSGGQKQRVAIARVFLKNPTILVLDEATSALDLESESLIQDSLERLAKNRTTIIVAHRLSTITHADNIFVIENGEVVENGNHTILMSQKSVYYNLFQIQQLDK
- the ntdP gene encoding nucleoside tri-diphosphate phosphatase translates to MAIPTEGETIQIHSYKHNGRIHRVWQETMILKGTKNIVIGANERTLVIEADGRTWITREPSICYFHAELWFNIICMLREDGVYYYINMSSPFVYNNQRLKYIDYDLDVKVFPDMTYTILDEDEYEQHKMEMNYPKEIDGILDRNVEKLISWIKQKRGPFAPDFIEAWTSRYQFYKQLNE